A single genomic interval of Xiphophorus couchianus chromosome 2, X_couchianus-1.0, whole genome shotgun sequence harbors:
- the LOC114161313 gene encoding unconventional myosin-Va-like isoform X1, which translates to MAAFELYSKNAHVWLPDAADVWKSAELLKDYTPGDLTLSLQLEDGTVVEHNVDPKTKNLPPLRNPNILVGENDLTTLSYLHEPAVLHNLKVRFIDSKLIYTYCGIVLVAINPYESLPIYEADIINAYSGQNMGDMDPHIFAVAEEAYKQMARDQINQSIIVSGESGAGKTVSAKYAMRYFATVSSSSEETNVEKRVLASNPIMEAFGNAKTTRNDNSSRFGKYIEIGFNKDHCIVGANMRTYLLEKSRVVFQAHGERNYHIFYQLCASSHLSEFKAFKLGCADDFCCTNQGQGPVIDGVNDAKEMCNTRRAFSLLGIGESDQVKIYQILSAILHLSNVDVKDQSSDTCSILPDNAHLMVFCELMGVPCEEMAHWLCHRKLQTITETFVKPVSKENAVHGRDALAKHIYARLFGWIVNNINNALESTVKQHSFIGVLDIYGFETFDVNSFEQFCINYANEKLQQQFNLHVFKLEQEEYMKEEIPWTLIDFCDNKPCINLIEAKLGILDLLDEECRMPKGSDDTWAQKLYNTHLKQNAYFDKPRLSNEAFIIHHFADKVEYQCVGFLEKNKDTVNEEQINVLKKSKFGLLPKLFEDEEKIKAPTSKISSITGRPGKSQKEHKKTVGLQFRQSLYLLMDTLNATSPHYVRCIKPNDRKAPFTLDPIRAVQQLRACGVLETIRISAAGFPSRWTYQEFFGRYRVLMKQKDVLPDRKQTCRNLLEKLIKDQQKYQFGKNKIFFRAGQVAYLEKLRSDRLRSACVAIQKTIRCWLARKKYLRMRESAIMIQKHVRAQQARSYVKFLRQTKAAIVIQRNVRMWSKKRRFLQQRSAAVTVQRVWRGYLARKHYFKLLHEQKAVVIQRMARGWLARQRFRRAMEAVVLLQSCVRRMSAKKELKKLKVEARSVEHFKNLNIGMENKIMQLQHKINEQHKENRELTERLSVLEKTHTTEREKQCREIENLRSSEQEARAKAETVPSLLEQLSFLQEELENTRREKEHQEEQTKIYKEQTQQIIHELNMKNSLLNSNLEELNEEFSIQAQQLAEIKTNLENTKQLEKDFTEERSRYQSLLSKHLQLEERHKDLKEEMNVTIISNQSSHQRTDSNYSSNSSEFSQILSSTEDEDSAIQAEDEVETKVDLPILLKLQKRVKELEGENRSLWKKLDKKEEAQQEKAKELEMQTTFGRTELDVEKLKRQELESENKKLKQNLNELRKSLTSENSDLAPPAAGTLSYNILLEQLSSSNEELELRKEEVLLLRSHMVRQEALKHKDSVLGESVKLDLGEIHSLQDSDRSTNIHTLNEDGELWLAYEGLKETNRLLETQMQEQECLHNEKYRKLNEEMNKLRTEKEHQQKLLAMSLLLPEDARIDASLKHEITRLTTENLERMEQQQKQDKTIRKLKKQLKLYMKKVEDLEANAHQTVSSSGTSMPVRPVHIARKEKEFQGMLEFKEDDTGHLLKNLVVDLKPRGVAVSFTPGLPAFIIFMCLRYADNVNDDRRLSTLLNSTISSIKGVIKRKGNDFEVVSFWLANTCRLMHCLKQYSGDEVFMVHNTAKQNEQCLANFELTEYHQLFGDLAIQIYRQIIKSMENILLPLIIPCMLEHEAEQGVLGSKPTGLRKRSPSFPDEALTVEVLLQRLSFFHTTMSQHGMDSDIIKQVVKQQFYIISAVTLNNLLLRKDMCSWGKGLQIRYNVWQLDEWLGEKELSDCGAKETLEPLIQAAQLLQINKNTEVDAKAICSMCSSLTTAQIVKILTLYTPVIEFEERVSNTFITTIKNLLKDRAESSNLMMDAKKIFSVTFPFTPSSVALETIQIPASLNLGFLTRV; encoded by the exons ATGGCAGCTTTTGAACTTTACTCCAAG aatgcCCATGTTTGGCTCCCAGATGCAGCAGATGTGTGGAAGTCTGCTGAGCTTCTCAAAGACTACACTCCTGGTGACCTGACGCTGTCTCTACAACTGGAGGATGGCACG gtTGTGGAGCACAATGTTGACCCCAAAACCAAAAACCTGCCCCCTCTCAGAAACCCCAACATCCTGGTGGGAGAAAATGACCTCACAACTCTCAGTTACCTCCATGAGCCAGCAGTGCTACACAACCTTAAAGTGCGCTTTATTGACTCCAAGCTGATTTACACCTACTGTG GAATCGTCCTGGTTGCCATCAATCCCTATGAGAGTCTGCCCATCTATGAAGCTGATATCATCAACGCCTATAGTGGGCAAAACATGGGAGACATGGACCCGCATATCTTTGCAGTAGCTGAGGAAGCATACAAACAAATGGCCAG agatCAAATAAATCAGTCCATAATAGTCAGCGGGGAGTCTGGTGCAGGCAAAACGGTTTCTGCTAAATACGCCATGCGTTACTTCGCCACAGTCAGCAGCTCATCGGAGGAGACCAACGTTGAGAAGAGAGTTCTTGCTTCTAATCCAATCATGGAG gCCTTTGGGAATGCCAAGACAACAAGAAATGACAACAGCAGCCGCTTTGGGAAGTACATTGAGATCGGGTTTAACAAGGATCACTGCATAGTCGGGGCTAACATGAGGACCTACTTACTGGAAAAGTCTAGAGTAGTGTTTCAG GCTCACGGAGAAAGAAACTACCATATTTTTTACCAGCTATGTGCCTCTTCACATCTGTCTGAGTTTAAGGCCTTCAAATTAG GCTGTGCAGATGACTTCTGCTGCACTAACCAGGGTCAGGGTCCAGTCATCGATGGAGTCAATGATGCCAAAGAGATGTGCAACACCAGGAGGGCATTCTCACTATTAG GAATTGGTGAAAGTGATCAAGTGAAAATTTACCAGATTCTTTCAGCCATTCTCCATCTTAGCAACGTGGATGTAAAAGATCAGTCATCTGACACATGCAGCATCCTG CCAGATAATGCCCACCTGATGGTCTTCTGTGAGCTCATGGGAGTTCCTTGTGAAGAAATGGCCCACTGGTTATGCCATAGGAAACTCCAGACGATCACGGAAACCTTTGTGAAGCCTGTTTCCAAAGAGAATGCGGTCCATGGAAGGGATGCACTGGCCAAACATATTTATGCCAGACTGTTCGGCTGGATTGTGAACAACATTAACAATGCGCTGGAATCTACAGTGAAACAACACTCATTTATCGGTGTGCTCGACATTTATGG gTTTGAGACATTTGATGTCAACAGCTTTGAGCAGTTTTGTATCAACTATGCCAATGAAAAGCTTCAGCAGCAGTTCAACCTG CATGTCTTCAAGCTGGAGCAAGAAGAGTACATGAAGGAGGAGATTCCCTGGACGTTGATCGACTTCTGTGACAATAAGCCATGCATTAATCTCATCGAGGCCAAGCTTGGCATCCTGGACCTTCTGGACGAGGAGTGCAGA ATGCCCAAAGGTTCTGACGACACATGGGCTCAGAAACTGTACAACACCCACCTGAAGCAGAATGCTTATTTTGATAAACCCAGGTTATCAAACGAAGCTTTCATCATTCACCACTTTGCTGACAAG GTGGAGTACCAGTGCGTCGGATTCCTGGAGAAAAATAAGGACACTGTCAACGAGGAACAGATTAATGTGCTTAAAAAGAGCAAG TTTGGTTTGCTGCCGAAACTGTTTgaggatgaagaaaaaataaaagcgcCAACTAGCAAGATTTCTAGTATCACTGGAAGACCTGGGAAGTCTCAAAAGGAACATAAGAAAACTGTCGGACTGCAG tttcgACAGTCTCTATACTTGCTTATGGACACACTAAATGCAACATCGCCTCATTATGTGCGCTGCATCAAACCGAATGACCGTAAAGCTCCATTCAC tcTGGACCCAATAAGAGCCGTGCAGCAGCTTCGAGCATGTGGCGTCCTGGAAACGATCCGTATCTCTGCAGCAGGATTCCCATCTAG ATGGACCTATCAGGAATTTTTTGGTCGTTATCGGGTCCTGATGAAGCAAAAGGATGTTCTGCCTGATAGAaaacaaacctgcagaaaccttcTGGAAAAACTTATCAAG GACCAACAGAAGTACCAGTTTGGCAAAAACAAGATCTTCTTCAGGGCTGGCCAGGTGGCTTACCTGGAGAAGCTGCGTTCGGACAGACTGCGTTCAGCTTGTGTCGCCATCCAGAAGACAATCCGATGCTGGCTCGCCCGCAAAAAGTATCTGAGGATGAGAGAGTCCGCCATCATGATTCAGAAGCATGTACGGGCTCAGCAGGCACGCAG TTATGTCAAGTTTCTGCGGCAGACCAAAGCAGCTATTGTTATTCAGCGCAATGTGCGAATGTGGTCTAAAAAGAGACGTTTCCTGCAGCAGCGCTCTGCAGCTGTCACTGTTCAGCGTGTTTGGAGGGGCTATTTGGCTAGGAAGCATTACTTCAAG TTGCTGCATGAGCAGAAGGCTGTGGTGATTCAGAGGATGGCGAGAGGCTGGTTGGCCAGGCAGCGTTTCCGGCGCGCAATGGAGGCCGTCGTCCTGCTGCAGAGCTGTGTGCGCCGCATGAGTGCCAAGAAAGAATTGAAGAAGCTAAAAGTGGAGGCACGCTCAGTGGAGCACTTCAAGAACCTCAACATTGGGATGGAGAACAAGATCATGCAGTTACAGCACAAGATAAACGAGCAA cacaaagaaaacagagagcTCACAGAGAGGCTCAGTGTTCTGGAGAAGACCCACACTACTGAGAGGGAGAAACAGTGCAGAGAGATAGAAAACCTGCGCTCTTCAGAGCAGGAGGCCAGAGCCAAAGCAGAGACGGTTCCCTCGCTGCTGGAGCAGCTGTCCTTCCTTCAGGAGGAGCTGGAAAACACCCGCAGAGAGAAGGAGCACCAGGAGGAGCAGACAAAGATCTACAAAGAGCAAACGCAACAG ATAATCCATGAACTGAACATGAAGAACAGCTTGTTAAATAGCAACTTGGAAGAACTAAACGAGGAATTCTCCATACAAGCTCAGCAGTTGGCAG AAATTAAAACCAACTTGGAGAACACCAAACAGCTGGAGAAGGACTTTACAGAAGAGCGCTCTCGCTACCAAAGTCTCCTCAGCAAGCATCTGCAGCTGGAGGAACGGCACAAGGACCTCAAGGAGGAGATGAACGTCACCATA ATTTCAAACCAGTCTAGTCACCAGAGGACAGACTCCAACTACAGCAGTAACTCATCTGAGTTTTCTCAAATCCTGAGCTCCACTGAAGATGAAGACAGCGCCATTCAAGCAGAG GATGAGGTCGAGACTAAAGTGGACCTGCCCATTCTTCTAAAGCTTCAGAAAAGGGTGAAGGAGCTGGAGGGAGAAAATCGATCTTTATGGAAAAAGCTGGATAAAAAAGAGGAGGCCCAGCAAGAAAAGGCAAAA GAACTGGAGATGCAGACAACTTTTGGCAGGACAGAACTGGACGTAGAAAAATTGAAG CGGCAAGAGCTGGAGtctgaaaacaagaaactgAAGCAGAATCTGAATGAGCTGCGGAAGTCTCTGACCAGCGAGAATAGCGATttggcgccccctgctgctggTACTTTGTCTTATAACATTCTGCTGGAACAACTCAGTTCTTCCAACGAGGAGCTGGAGCTGCGTAAAGAGGAGGTGTTGCTCCTCCGTTCACATATGGTTCGTCAGGAAGCTCTTAAACACAAG GATTCTGTACTTGGAGAAAGTGTGAAACTGGATCTCGGTGAAATCCACTCATTACAAGATTCTGACAG GTCCACTAATATTCATACCCTGAATGAAGATGGAGAGCTGTGGCTTGCTTATGAAGGCTTGAAAGAGACAAATAG GCTTCTGGAGACCCAGATGCAGGAGCAGGAGTGTCTTCACAATGAGAAGTACAGGAAGCTGAATGAGGAGATGAACAAACTGAGGACTGAAAAGGAGCATCAACAAAAGCTGCTGGCTATGAGCCTGCTTCTACCCGAAGATGCCCGAATAGACGCAAGCCTGAAGCATGAGATAACCCGACTCACCACTGAGAATCTG gAACGAATggagcaacaacagaaacaagataaaacaatacgcaaattgaaaaaacaacttaagcTCTATATGAAAAAAGTGGAAGATTTAGAAG cGAACGCTCACCAGACAGTTAGCTCTTCTGGGACGAGCATGCCTGTCCGACCGGTGCACATCGCACGCAAGGAGAAGGAGTTCCAGGGCATGTTGGAGTTCAAGGAGGACGACACGGGTCATTTGCTCAAGAACCTGGTCGTAG ATCTGAAGCCTCGTGGCGTCGCAGTCAGCTTCACTCCAGGGCTTCCTGCCTTCATCATCTTCATGTGCCTTCGATATGCAGACAATGTGAACGACGACAGGAGACTCAGCACTCTCCTCAATTCTACAATCAGCAGCATCAAAGGCGTCATCAAG AGAAAAGGAAATGATTTTGAAGTGGTGTCGTTCTGGCTGGCCAACACGTGCCGGTTAATGCACTGTCTGAAGCAGTACAGTGGAGATGAG GTGTTTATGGTGCACAACACTGCTAAGCAGAATGAGCAATGCCTGGCTAATTTTGAGCTGACAGAGTACCATCAGCTTTTTGGTGACCTGGCCATTCAAATCTACCGTCAGATCATCAAAAGCATGGAGAACATCCTGCTACCCCTGATAA TACCTTGCATGCTGGAGCATGAGGCAGAGCAGGGAGTTTTAGGCTCCAAACCAACAggcctgaggaagaggagcccCAGCTTCCCTGATGAAGCTTTGACAGTGGAAGTCCTCCTGCAACGTCTCAGCTTCTTCCACACCACCATGAGTCAACACGGGATGGACTCTGACATCATCAAACAGGTGGTCAAACAGCAGTTTTACATCATCAGCGCCGTTACTCTTAACAATCTGCTGCTGAGGAAAGACATGTGCTCGTGGGGTAAAGGCCTACAGATCAG GTACAACGTTTGGCAGCTGGATGAGTGGCTGGGAGAGAAGGAGCTGAGCGACTGTGGAGCAAAGGAAACTCTGGAGCCTCTTATTCAGGCTGCACAGCTTTtacagatcaataaaaacactgaagttgATGCCAAAGCAATCTGTAGCATGTGCTCGTCCCTCACCACAGCACAG attgttAAAATCCTGACGTTGTATACTCCAGTGATTGAGTTTGAAGAAAGAGTATCAAACACATTCATCACCACCATTAAA aACCTTTTGAAAGACAGAGCTGAGTCGTCCAACTTGATGATGGACGCCAAGAAAATATTCTCCGTCACATTCCCGTTCACGCCTTCCTCTGTGGCTCTGGAGACCATCCAGATCCCTGCAAGCCTCAACCTGGGCTTCCTTACACGTGTCTag
- the LOC114161313 gene encoding unconventional myosin-Va-like isoform X2, giving the protein MRYFATVSSSSEETNVEKRVLASNPIMEAFGNAKTTRNDNSSRFGKYIEIGFNKDHCIVGANMRTYLLEKSRVVFQAHGERNYHIFYQLCASSHLSEFKAFKLGCADDFCCTNQGQGPVIDGVNDAKEMCNTRRAFSLLGIGESDQVKIYQILSAILHLSNVDVKDQSSDTCSILPDNAHLMVFCELMGVPCEEMAHWLCHRKLQTITETFVKPVSKENAVHGRDALAKHIYARLFGWIVNNINNALESTVKQHSFIGVLDIYGFETFDVNSFEQFCINYANEKLQQQFNLHVFKLEQEEYMKEEIPWTLIDFCDNKPCINLIEAKLGILDLLDEECRMPKGSDDTWAQKLYNTHLKQNAYFDKPRLSNEAFIIHHFADKVEYQCVGFLEKNKDTVNEEQINVLKKSKFGLLPKLFEDEEKIKAPTSKISSITGRPGKSQKEHKKTVGLQFRQSLYLLMDTLNATSPHYVRCIKPNDRKAPFTLDPIRAVQQLRACGVLETIRISAAGFPSRWTYQEFFGRYRVLMKQKDVLPDRKQTCRNLLEKLIKDQQKYQFGKNKIFFRAGQVAYLEKLRSDRLRSACVAIQKTIRCWLARKKYLRMRESAIMIQKHVRAQQARSYVKFLRQTKAAIVIQRNVRMWSKKRRFLQQRSAAVTVQRVWRGYLARKHYFKLLHEQKAVVIQRMARGWLARQRFRRAMEAVVLLQSCVRRMSAKKELKKLKVEARSVEHFKNLNIGMENKIMQLQHKINEQHKENRELTERLSVLEKTHTTEREKQCREIENLRSSEQEARAKAETVPSLLEQLSFLQEELENTRREKEHQEEQTKIYKEQTQQIIHELNMKNSLLNSNLEELNEEFSIQAQQLAEIKTNLENTKQLEKDFTEERSRYQSLLSKHLQLEERHKDLKEEMNVTIISNQSSHQRTDSNYSSNSSEFSQILSSTEDEDSAIQAEDEVETKVDLPILLKLQKRVKELEGENRSLWKKLDKKEEAQQEKAKELEMQTTFGRTELDVEKLKRQELESENKKLKQNLNELRKSLTSENSDLAPPAAGTLSYNILLEQLSSSNEELELRKEEVLLLRSHMVRQEALKHKDSVLGESVKLDLGEIHSLQDSDRSTNIHTLNEDGELWLAYEGLKETNRLLETQMQEQECLHNEKYRKLNEEMNKLRTEKEHQQKLLAMSLLLPEDARIDASLKHEITRLTTENLERMEQQQKQDKTIRKLKKQLKLYMKKVEDLEANAHQTVSSSGTSMPVRPVHIARKEKEFQGMLEFKEDDTGHLLKNLVVDLKPRGVAVSFTPGLPAFIIFMCLRYADNVNDDRRLSTLLNSTISSIKGVIKRKGNDFEVVSFWLANTCRLMHCLKQYSGDEVFMVHNTAKQNEQCLANFELTEYHQLFGDLAIQIYRQIIKSMENILLPLIIPCMLEHEAEQGVLGSKPTGLRKRSPSFPDEALTVEVLLQRLSFFHTTMSQHGMDSDIIKQVVKQQFYIISAVTLNNLLLRKDMCSWGKGLQIRYNVWQLDEWLGEKELSDCGAKETLEPLIQAAQLLQINKNTEVDAKAICSMCSSLTTAQIVKILTLYTPVIEFEERVSNTFITTIKNLLKDRAESSNLMMDAKKIFSVTFPFTPSSVALETIQIPASLNLGFLTRV; this is encoded by the exons ATGCGTTACTTCGCCACAGTCAGCAGCTCATCGGAGGAGACCAACGTTGAGAAGAGAGTTCTTGCTTCTAATCCAATCATGGAG gCCTTTGGGAATGCCAAGACAACAAGAAATGACAACAGCAGCCGCTTTGGGAAGTACATTGAGATCGGGTTTAACAAGGATCACTGCATAGTCGGGGCTAACATGAGGACCTACTTACTGGAAAAGTCTAGAGTAGTGTTTCAG GCTCACGGAGAAAGAAACTACCATATTTTTTACCAGCTATGTGCCTCTTCACATCTGTCTGAGTTTAAGGCCTTCAAATTAG GCTGTGCAGATGACTTCTGCTGCACTAACCAGGGTCAGGGTCCAGTCATCGATGGAGTCAATGATGCCAAAGAGATGTGCAACACCAGGAGGGCATTCTCACTATTAG GAATTGGTGAAAGTGATCAAGTGAAAATTTACCAGATTCTTTCAGCCATTCTCCATCTTAGCAACGTGGATGTAAAAGATCAGTCATCTGACACATGCAGCATCCTG CCAGATAATGCCCACCTGATGGTCTTCTGTGAGCTCATGGGAGTTCCTTGTGAAGAAATGGCCCACTGGTTATGCCATAGGAAACTCCAGACGATCACGGAAACCTTTGTGAAGCCTGTTTCCAAAGAGAATGCGGTCCATGGAAGGGATGCACTGGCCAAACATATTTATGCCAGACTGTTCGGCTGGATTGTGAACAACATTAACAATGCGCTGGAATCTACAGTGAAACAACACTCATTTATCGGTGTGCTCGACATTTATGG gTTTGAGACATTTGATGTCAACAGCTTTGAGCAGTTTTGTATCAACTATGCCAATGAAAAGCTTCAGCAGCAGTTCAACCTG CATGTCTTCAAGCTGGAGCAAGAAGAGTACATGAAGGAGGAGATTCCCTGGACGTTGATCGACTTCTGTGACAATAAGCCATGCATTAATCTCATCGAGGCCAAGCTTGGCATCCTGGACCTTCTGGACGAGGAGTGCAGA ATGCCCAAAGGTTCTGACGACACATGGGCTCAGAAACTGTACAACACCCACCTGAAGCAGAATGCTTATTTTGATAAACCCAGGTTATCAAACGAAGCTTTCATCATTCACCACTTTGCTGACAAG GTGGAGTACCAGTGCGTCGGATTCCTGGAGAAAAATAAGGACACTGTCAACGAGGAACAGATTAATGTGCTTAAAAAGAGCAAG TTTGGTTTGCTGCCGAAACTGTTTgaggatgaagaaaaaataaaagcgcCAACTAGCAAGATTTCTAGTATCACTGGAAGACCTGGGAAGTCTCAAAAGGAACATAAGAAAACTGTCGGACTGCAG tttcgACAGTCTCTATACTTGCTTATGGACACACTAAATGCAACATCGCCTCATTATGTGCGCTGCATCAAACCGAATGACCGTAAAGCTCCATTCAC tcTGGACCCAATAAGAGCCGTGCAGCAGCTTCGAGCATGTGGCGTCCTGGAAACGATCCGTATCTCTGCAGCAGGATTCCCATCTAG ATGGACCTATCAGGAATTTTTTGGTCGTTATCGGGTCCTGATGAAGCAAAAGGATGTTCTGCCTGATAGAaaacaaacctgcagaaaccttcTGGAAAAACTTATCAAG GACCAACAGAAGTACCAGTTTGGCAAAAACAAGATCTTCTTCAGGGCTGGCCAGGTGGCTTACCTGGAGAAGCTGCGTTCGGACAGACTGCGTTCAGCTTGTGTCGCCATCCAGAAGACAATCCGATGCTGGCTCGCCCGCAAAAAGTATCTGAGGATGAGAGAGTCCGCCATCATGATTCAGAAGCATGTACGGGCTCAGCAGGCACGCAG TTATGTCAAGTTTCTGCGGCAGACCAAAGCAGCTATTGTTATTCAGCGCAATGTGCGAATGTGGTCTAAAAAGAGACGTTTCCTGCAGCAGCGCTCTGCAGCTGTCACTGTTCAGCGTGTTTGGAGGGGCTATTTGGCTAGGAAGCATTACTTCAAG TTGCTGCATGAGCAGAAGGCTGTGGTGATTCAGAGGATGGCGAGAGGCTGGTTGGCCAGGCAGCGTTTCCGGCGCGCAATGGAGGCCGTCGTCCTGCTGCAGAGCTGTGTGCGCCGCATGAGTGCCAAGAAAGAATTGAAGAAGCTAAAAGTGGAGGCACGCTCAGTGGAGCACTTCAAGAACCTCAACATTGGGATGGAGAACAAGATCATGCAGTTACAGCACAAGATAAACGAGCAA cacaaagaaaacagagagcTCACAGAGAGGCTCAGTGTTCTGGAGAAGACCCACACTACTGAGAGGGAGAAACAGTGCAGAGAGATAGAAAACCTGCGCTCTTCAGAGCAGGAGGCCAGAGCCAAAGCAGAGACGGTTCCCTCGCTGCTGGAGCAGCTGTCCTTCCTTCAGGAGGAGCTGGAAAACACCCGCAGAGAGAAGGAGCACCAGGAGGAGCAGACAAAGATCTACAAAGAGCAAACGCAACAG ATAATCCATGAACTGAACATGAAGAACAGCTTGTTAAATAGCAACTTGGAAGAACTAAACGAGGAATTCTCCATACAAGCTCAGCAGTTGGCAG AAATTAAAACCAACTTGGAGAACACCAAACAGCTGGAGAAGGACTTTACAGAAGAGCGCTCTCGCTACCAAAGTCTCCTCAGCAAGCATCTGCAGCTGGAGGAACGGCACAAGGACCTCAAGGAGGAGATGAACGTCACCATA ATTTCAAACCAGTCTAGTCACCAGAGGACAGACTCCAACTACAGCAGTAACTCATCTGAGTTTTCTCAAATCCTGAGCTCCACTGAAGATGAAGACAGCGCCATTCAAGCAGAG GATGAGGTCGAGACTAAAGTGGACCTGCCCATTCTTCTAAAGCTTCAGAAAAGGGTGAAGGAGCTGGAGGGAGAAAATCGATCTTTATGGAAAAAGCTGGATAAAAAAGAGGAGGCCCAGCAAGAAAAGGCAAAA GAACTGGAGATGCAGACAACTTTTGGCAGGACAGAACTGGACGTAGAAAAATTGAAG CGGCAAGAGCTGGAGtctgaaaacaagaaactgAAGCAGAATCTGAATGAGCTGCGGAAGTCTCTGACCAGCGAGAATAGCGATttggcgccccctgctgctggTACTTTGTCTTATAACATTCTGCTGGAACAACTCAGTTCTTCCAACGAGGAGCTGGAGCTGCGTAAAGAGGAGGTGTTGCTCCTCCGTTCACATATGGTTCGTCAGGAAGCTCTTAAACACAAG GATTCTGTACTTGGAGAAAGTGTGAAACTGGATCTCGGTGAAATCCACTCATTACAAGATTCTGACAG GTCCACTAATATTCATACCCTGAATGAAGATGGAGAGCTGTGGCTTGCTTATGAAGGCTTGAAAGAGACAAATAG GCTTCTGGAGACCCAGATGCAGGAGCAGGAGTGTCTTCACAATGAGAAGTACAGGAAGCTGAATGAGGAGATGAACAAACTGAGGACTGAAAAGGAGCATCAACAAAAGCTGCTGGCTATGAGCCTGCTTCTACCCGAAGATGCCCGAATAGACGCAAGCCTGAAGCATGAGATAACCCGACTCACCACTGAGAATCTG gAACGAATggagcaacaacagaaacaagataaaacaatacgcaaattgaaaaaacaacttaagcTCTATATGAAAAAAGTGGAAGATTTAGAAG cGAACGCTCACCAGACAGTTAGCTCTTCTGGGACGAGCATGCCTGTCCGACCGGTGCACATCGCACGCAAGGAGAAGGAGTTCCAGGGCATGTTGGAGTTCAAGGAGGACGACACGGGTCATTTGCTCAAGAACCTGGTCGTAG ATCTGAAGCCTCGTGGCGTCGCAGTCAGCTTCACTCCAGGGCTTCCTGCCTTCATCATCTTCATGTGCCTTCGATATGCAGACAATGTGAACGACGACAGGAGACTCAGCACTCTCCTCAATTCTACAATCAGCAGCATCAAAGGCGTCATCAAG AGAAAAGGAAATGATTTTGAAGTGGTGTCGTTCTGGCTGGCCAACACGTGCCGGTTAATGCACTGTCTGAAGCAGTACAGTGGAGATGAG GTGTTTATGGTGCACAACACTGCTAAGCAGAATGAGCAATGCCTGGCTAATTTTGAGCTGACAGAGTACCATCAGCTTTTTGGTGACCTGGCCATTCAAATCTACCGTCAGATCATCAAAAGCATGGAGAACATCCTGCTACCCCTGATAA TACCTTGCATGCTGGAGCATGAGGCAGAGCAGGGAGTTTTAGGCTCCAAACCAACAggcctgaggaagaggagcccCAGCTTCCCTGATGAAGCTTTGACAGTGGAAGTCCTCCTGCAACGTCTCAGCTTCTTCCACACCACCATGAGTCAACACGGGATGGACTCTGACATCATCAAACAGGTGGTCAAACAGCAGTTTTACATCATCAGCGCCGTTACTCTTAACAATCTGCTGCTGAGGAAAGACATGTGCTCGTGGGGTAAAGGCCTACAGATCAG GTACAACGTTTGGCAGCTGGATGAGTGGCTGGGAGAGAAGGAGCTGAGCGACTGTGGAGCAAAGGAAACTCTGGAGCCTCTTATTCAGGCTGCACAGCTTTtacagatcaataaaaacactgaagttgATGCCAAAGCAATCTGTAGCATGTGCTCGTCCCTCACCACAGCACAG attgttAAAATCCTGACGTTGTATACTCCAGTGATTGAGTTTGAAGAAAGAGTATCAAACACATTCATCACCACCATTAAA aACCTTTTGAAAGACAGAGCTGAGTCGTCCAACTTGATGATGGACGCCAAGAAAATATTCTCCGTCACATTCCCGTTCACGCCTTCCTCTGTGGCTCTGGAGACCATCCAGATCCCTGCAAGCCTCAACCTGGGCTTCCTTACACGTGTCTag